A segment of the uncultured Desulfobulbus sp. genome:
CTGTTCACCAGCCTCAAGGGCCGTAGCGGCAGCGGCTACGACATGATCATCATCACCACCAAGACCTACGATACGGACAGGGCGATTAGCGACATTGTCGGCCTGTACCAGTGCTACTGTCCGGTGGTGTCGCTCCAGAATGGCTGCGGCAACCTGGAGAAACTCGAGGAGCGGCTCGGCCGGGAACGCAGCCTGGCAGGCCGAGTCATCACCGGCTTTGAGATCGATCGGCCGGGCCGGGTCAAGATCACGGTCTCCGCCGACAAGGTGCATATCGGCGGCTGCGTGCGCGGATCCGTGCCCACCGCTGCCAGGCGCCTGGCCGAGGCCCTGGACAGTGCCGGCCTGCCCAGTATTGCCGTGGATGATGTGTACCAGTCACTCTATGCCAAGCTCCTCTACAACTGTGCGCTCAACCCCCTGGGTGCCATTCTCGGTGTCCACTACGGAGCCCTGGGAGAGAGCGGGGACACCCGCAACATCATGGACCAGGTGATCGAGGAGACCTTTGCGGTGATCGACGCCATGGGCGGCAACACCCCTTGGGCCAATGCCGCCGCCTATCGACGGATTTTTTACAGTACCCTGATCCCAGCCACCTTCGACCACCGGGCCTCCATGCTCCAGGACCTGGAAAACAACAAGCCGACCGAGGTCGAGGCCATGGTCGGCTACGTGGCATCTCAGGGTAGGAAATACGGGGTCCCCACCCCGGCCAGCGACTTTCTCGCCGCCCTGGTCCGCTTCAAACAAGGACAGGGTTTGGCCAAGGAATAAACAGCTGGCCCCCTGCTCAAGGCAATCGGTTCAGCAGGGTGGCGAGCAGATGCTGGTTGGCGGCAAACAGGGCCGGATCAACGGCCCTGATTTGCTCCTCACTTTGAATATACGGGCCATCCACCACCTCATCACCGCAGTGGGCCAGCATCGACTCCACCGTGTCCGGGGTGGACTCGAGATGAAACTGCAGCCCAAGGATACGATGGTCATAGAGAAAGGCCTGAGAGGGGCACCCCTCGCTTCGAGCCAGATGCAGGGCACCCTGGGGAATATCAAAGGTGTCGCCGTGCCAGTGAAAAACCCTCGGCTGAAGGGGGAGTCCCCCCCAAAGATCGCTTTGCCCGCCCTCTTCGGTGACCTCGATGGGCAGCCAGCCGATCTCTTTATTTTTGCCTCTGTACACCGGTGAGCCAAGCGCATCGGCCAGCAACTGCGCCCCAAGGCAGATCCCTACCGCCGACTTGCCGGCAACAATCGCCTCACGAATGAAGGCGCGTTCCTGAACCAACCAGGGATAACTGTCGTCCTCGTAGATGTTCATCGGCCCGCCCATGATCACCAGCCGGTCGAAATCCGAGAGACAAGGCAACGTCTCCCCGGCGTACAGCCGGGTCATACGCAGCAAATCTCCCTGGTCCACAATCCACTTGCTGATAAAGCCGAGCCCTTCAAAGGCTACATGCTGCAATCCATGTATACGCACAACCTCTTCCTCCTCGTACCAATATGCTGATTTAACCCGTTTGCCAAGCTGTGCTTGAGCCTGTTTTCAAAGGCAAACAGTAGGGAAGCTTGGCCTGGGCGACAATTGCAAAAACCCATACCCATCAAACTTGACATTGCCGGCGCCACTGCTATGCTGAATCATAACTTCCAATAGTTTCGATGCATTTAGCCTCTTTTGCCATGGTTATCCTCTTACATGGAGGTCCGTTTGTCGCCAAAATCATTGATTCCCTCTCTGCCACGTTCCCGGACCTCCTGGGCCATGGCAGGGTTCATTCTGCTCATCGGTGGGCTTATAAGCTGGCAAGTCGCCCTGCTCGACGTCCGGCAACAACGTATCGAACAGAAAGGCGAGGCCATCAACGAACTTGCTCCCATTCGGGCACGACTCGAAGGGGCGGTTCTCAACCTCTTCAGCGCCACCTCCGGAATAGCCGGAGTGATCGCTCACAAGGGTGCAATCAGCGAGGACCTTTTTCAGGCCCTGGCAACACAGGCGATCCATGACCACCCCTATATCCATAATATCGGTCTTGCCCCCAACGACATCATCAGCCAGATCTACCCCCTCGAGGGCAACCACCAGGCCATTGGCCTGAACTATGCAAAAAATCCCACGCAATTTGTCGACGTTCGCCAAGCTCGCCTCAGCAGGCAGCCCGTATTCTCCGGCCCCCATCAGTTGGTGCAGGGCGGCCAGGGCCTGATCGCCCGGGTTCCTGTCTTTACCAAGGCCTCACCAACCGACGGAGAGGAGCATTACTGGGGCGTGGTCTCAGTGGTGACCGACGTGCAGCTGTTGCTGGCAGCAGCCGACCTACAATCGAAAAACGGTTTTGCCATTGGTCTAAAAAAGCTGGGTGATCACGCCTCTGCTGCGGACACCATGCTCCTTGGCACGAGCGCGTATCTTTCCGCCCGTCATCCCGTCTGCATGGAGGTCAAGGTCCCCGGTGCCGCGTGGCAACTCTGCGCCATTCCCAAGGGGGGCTGGGCGATCATTCCCGCCACCCAATCCGTGCGCCTCTATATCGGCCTGCTGTATACCATCTCGCTTGCCCTGTTGATCGCCTGGTTGACAGAACGTCCCCAACGGATGCAGCACCACAACCTCAAGCTGCAACATGAAATCGACGAACGGATCAAGACCGAGGAATGCCTCCGCCTCTCCGAGCAGAAATATGCCTCCATCTTTCAACTGATGCCGGACATGGCCGGCATCACTCGCCTTGAAGACGGCTGCTTTCTCGAGATCAACGAGGGATTTACTCAGGTCTCGGGTTTGACAGCCGAAGAAGTCATCGGCCATACCTCCATCGAATTGGGGCTGTGGACCATTGAAGAGCGACACCAGGCCACAGAGCGTTTGCGGACCGATGGCCATCTGGAAAACTTTCCCTTCATGCTCAGGCTCAAATCGGGGGAACTGCATCACGCCTTGATGTTTCTCACTCCGATTCAGGTCGACGGAAAGGCATGCCTCTATTTCATGGCCCGTGATGTCAATGCCCTGAAAAATGCCCAGATGTCCCTGGAACGGGAACGATCCCATCTGCGCAACCTGTTGCAGACGGTTCCGGCGCTGATCTGGATGAAGGATCAGGCAGGAAGATACATGAGCTGCAACATTCGCTTTGAACGTTTCGTCGGCCAGAAGGAGGCGATGATCGTCGGCAAAAACGACTATGAACTCTTTCCCCAAGAAGTTGCCGATTCTTTCCGCGCCTACGATCAGAAGTCCGTTGAGACGCATACAGCCAGCGTCAACGAGGAATGGGTCACCTATGCCGACGACGGTCATCGGGAGTTGTTGGAGACCATCAAAACCCCGGTCTATGATCCGGCCGGAACCCTGCTTGGTGTTCTCGGCATAGCCTGGGACATCACCGAAAAAAAACGGATCGAGGAGGAACTGCTCAAGGAACGGGAGAGGTTTCTCAACCTGGTGGACTCGGTGGACGGCATTGTCTGGGAAACCGACACCTGCACCCTTGCTTTCACCTACGTCAGCCGGGAGGCACAGCGTCTCCTCGGCTACCCGATCGAAGCCTGGTACGAGGACCAGTTCTGGTTCTCCCACCTCCATCCCGACGATCGACAACGGGTCTACGAGGCCACGGTCAAGGCCACGAACAACGGCCAGGATCACGATCTCAACTACCGTTTCCTCGCTGCCGATGGTCGGACTGTTTGGATCCAGGATCGGATCAATGTGGTTTTGGAAAAGGGGTTGCCGCGATGGCGGCGGGGCATCATGGTCGACACCACCAGTGAGAAGGAGGCCGAACACCGGCGCCTGATGCTGGAGAATCAATTGCGCCAGGCCCAGAAAATCGAGGCTATCGGCCGTCTTGCCGGTGGCGTGGCCCATGATTTCAACAATCAGCTCTCGGTAATTCTCGGATACGCCGACCTGATGCAGCAGAGCAATACCACCGAGGAAAAACGGCATGGCTATATCAACCAGATCATTCGTGCCGCCACCCAGTCGCGGGATATCACCCAGCAGTTGCTGGCCTTTTCACGCCAGGAGGAGATCTCTCCTCAGGTGCTGGACCTCAACATCCTGGTCAAGGGCATCAAGAAGGGCTTGGGCCGGTTGATTCGTGAGGATATCCGCGTTGAAGTGCACACCAATCCCACTCTGTGGCCGGTGTTCATGGATTCCACCCAGATGGATCAGATCCTGATGAATCTGATCGTCAACGCCCGCGATGCCATTGGCGGCCGGGGTCTGGTCACCATCGCCACCGAGAACGTCATTCTGGATGCCGACTTTACCGATCAGTATCCCGACCTGGAACCGGGCGAGTATGTGCAGCTCAGTGTTACGGATACCGGTTGCGGCATGAGCCATGAGACCATGCTCCACATCTTCGAACCCTTTTACACCACAAAGGAATCCGGAAAAGGAACGGGGCTGGGGCTGGCCACGGTCTACGGCATCGTCACCCAGAATAGGGGCCAGGTGGTGGTCGAAAGCGAGCTCGGCGCCGGTTCCACTTTCCGGGTCTTTCTTCCCCGAACTCATGTCCCCCTTGAGGAGAATGTGGAGCGCTCGATGGAAATGGAGCGGCCCCAACATACGGCAACAATCCTCCTGGTGGAAGATGAGGAGAGTGTACGCCAGATGGCCAAGGATATCCTGACCGCAAGCGGCTACTCGGTTCTGGTTGCCTCAGGCCCGACCGAGGCGCTGCGAATCTGTTCCGATCCTGGGCAGGAGATCGACCTCCTGCTCAGCGATGTGATCATGCCGGAGATGAACGGCCGCGAACTCTGTAAAAAAATCCATGGTATTCGCCCAGCGCTCAAGACTGTCTTCATGTCCGGCTATGCAGGGGATATCCTCCAGGAGGAAAACGACTGTCAGGTGCCCCTGATCAACAAACCCTTTACCATGCATGCACTGCTCAAGACCATCGAGGAACAGCTTCCCCGTTAGCTTTTGACGCTCCTGCCATAAAAAAAGCCGGTTCAGAGACACTCTGAACCGGCTTTTTTCGTTATCGTGGACGAGTCTTATTCACTCTGCAGCACCACATATTGGCTGTGATCGCCGGAACGGACGCGGAGCAACACCTGCTTGCCGCGGCCACTTTTCTTGAGCGCCTGGCGCAACTCCTGCAGATTGTGCACCCGCATCCGGTTCACCTCTTCAATCAGCATCCCTGACTGCAGGCCGAGTTCGGCGCCCGGGGTCCCCGCCTCAACCTCGACGATCAACACCCCCTGATCCTTCTTGTAGCCGAACTGGTCGGCCAGTTCCTGGGTCAGGTCCTGCAGTGACAGGCCAAAACCATCCAGGTCCGCGCCAGTCCCCGATTTCTTGGCAAAGGCCGACATATCCGCGGGCTGTTCGCCAATGCTGACAACCAGCTCTTTCTCTTTCCCGTCCCGGAGCACATCCAGCTTCAGCTCGGTGTTGGGCGGAGTCATGGCGATCTTGTTACGCAGGTCAGCGACATCGGTAACTTTTTCACCGTTGATGGCGGTGATGATATCGCCCTGCAGCAAGCCGCTCTTCTTGGCCGGAGAACCGTCGGTCACCTCGGAGACAAGGGCCCCGCCGACCTCGCCGCCAAAGGATTTGGCCAGGTCCTCATTCACATCCTGAATCATGACCCCCAGCCAACCACGGGCAACTTTGCCGTTTTTCCGCAGCTGCTGCTCGATATTTTTCGCCATATTGATCGGGATGGCAAAGCCGATACCCATATAGCCTCCGCTCCTGGAAAAAATAGCGGTGTTCATGCCCACAGCCTCGCCGTGAATGTTCAGCAGCGGGCCACCCGAGTTGCCGGGATTGATGGCGGCATCGGTCTGGATAAAGTTTTCATAGTCGGTGATACCCATGCGGTTGCGGCCCTTGGCACTGACCACGCCCACGGTGACGGTCTGGTTCAACTCAAAGGGATTACCGATGGCGATCACCCACTCGCCGACCTCCAGGCTGTCGGAGTTGCCCAGCGGCAAAACCGGCAGATCCTTGGCATCGATCTTGACCAGGGCGACATCCGACTGGGGATCGGTTCCAACCACCTTGGCCTTGAATTCACGTTTGTCGGCCAAACGAACGGTGATCCTGTCGGCGTCGGCAACCACGTGGTTATTGGTGAGAATATACCCGTCGCTTGCGATGATGAAACCGGAACCAGCGGCCTGCTGTTTGTAGGTCCGCTTTTCTTTGTTGGGGTTATTGCGCGGATTACGGAACTGGGGGCCGAAAAAACGCTCGAAGAAAGGGTCATTGAACAGTTCAAGAGGATCCCGCCCTTGCGCGGTTTTTTCTTTTTCGACCGCCACGTGCACCACCGCAGGGCCGGCTTTTTTCACCACCGAGGCAAAGGCCTTGGCCGAGCGATCAAGGAAGGCGATGTCATCCTCGCTCTGGGCATGGAGAGGTTGATAGCTGCCCGCCAGCAGTGTCAGACAGAGCAGGCAGGAGGCAAAGGCAATTTTTCCGGAAGATCTGGCATTCTTGTACATTTTCTGTGCTCCACAGATGCATGAAAATTGAGGGTCATCCACAAGATGACGTCTGAGTACGAACACAACAGGCAGTTTATAGGCACCTCAGATAATTATACCGCAGCCCAGGTTCGTCAAGAGGGTGATGTTCGCAGCGTCGCCGTCAAGAAACGATCTGCCCCCATTGATTAGAACTCCGAATTTTTTATCCGGCAGACCGCACCGACAAAAAACAATTCTTATACATTCAAATAAATTAGACTATATAATGATAGTTTTAATTATCATTAATACCATATTCTCCCCCTATTGTAGCCCTGTATTTTCTGCTTACATTTGCAGGCAAGAGCAAATCTCACATGAAAAAAACATCCAAAGGAGGATGACATGAGCGGATATGATTCACTGGCCTGGATTAAAGATAAGAATGGAAAAGAGTATGTCTGCCCGATCAGCGTGCTGAAAGGCGATACCAGCGACCGAGGCGAACTCAATGAGGAGGAGCGTCGGCAGTGCATGGATATCAATCAGATCATTGGCACTGAACGCTGGTAGCTTCGTCACTGTTGAACACTTTTAAAGAATAGAATTATATATATGGAGAATATCATGGAATTCAACGAAAGAGATCGCAATATCGGTAGTGTTGGCTATGAGTCGGTAGTATGGGTTCGTGACGGTAAAGGAAGCGAGTTCAGTTGCACCCTGGACAGAGCACGCGACGGTGTCCGCAGCATGGACGACCTGAGTGATCACGAGCGTTCCAGCTGCATGAATGTCAACGACATCGTGGGAACGGAACGCTGGTAATTCTGTACACTTCCCCCCGGTGGCGGACCTCGCCACCGGGGATTTTTTTTGCCCGCAGAGAGTTATGGAGCAGCAGACAGACCCAAGACGCATTCGTCGATACAACGGCAACAGCAACCCCGGGGGACCGGTCGTCTATTGGATGCACCGTGAATTTCGTGCCCAAAACAACTGGGGCCTCATTCATGCCCGAGAAGAGGCGCTCAGGCGGCAGGTTCCACTGGCGGTGGTGTTCTGCATGGCCCCAGGTTTTCTCGGTGCCGCCCTGCGCCAGTTCGATTTTCTCCTCAAGGGTCTGGAAGCATCGGCCCCCGCATTAGCCCAGGCGGGAATCCCCCTCGTCCTGCGCAGCGGCGAGCCTGGCCAAGAAATGATTCGCCTCTGCAACGAGTTGCACCCGTCCCTGGTGGTGACGGACTTCGACCCGCTGCGCATAAAGCGGCAGTGGCTGCAGTCCTTGCTGGAACACCAGGGCGCACCGGTGCATGAGGTGGATTCGCGCAACATCGTCCCCGCCTGGATTGCCTCTCCCCGTCGGGAATACATGGCCAGGACAATTCGGCCCAAAATCCATCGCCTGCTGCCGGAATTTCTCACCCCCTTCCCCCTGCTGCCTCCCCATCCCCACCCCTGGTCTCAGCTGCCGCAGAACCTCTCCTTTGCCGATCTACGCAAGACGCTCAAGGTCGACACCGCTGTCGGTCCGGTGAGTTGGCTCCAACCCGGCGAGGCCCATGGCCGGCACACGCTGGATATCTTTCTTCAGGAGCGTCTGGATCGCTACGACCAGCGCAACGATCCCAACAAAGAAGCCTGCTCCGACCTCTCGCCCTATCTTCATTTCGGCATGATTTCCGCCCAGGCCGTTGTCCTTGAGCTGCAAAACCGTGGACTGCGAGGCGACAAGGTGGACAGCTTTATCGAGGAATTGGTGGTGCGGCGGGAGCTATCGGACAACTTCTGCCTCTATACCGCGGACTACGACCAGGTCTCGGGATTTCCCGACTGGGCCAGGCGTACCCTTGAGGACCACCGCAAGGATCGACGTACATATACCTACAGCCTCGAACAGTTCGACCGGGCCCAAACCCACGATCCCCTGTGGAATGCGGCACAACAACAGTTAACCATCAGTGGCGCCATGCACGGCTATATGCGCATGTATTGGGCCAAAAAAATTCTTGAATGGACCCCGGATGCTTCCGAGGCCCTGCGAATTGCCATTCACCTCAACGACCGCTATGCCCTCGATGGCCGCGAAAGCAACGGCTACACCGGCATCGCCTGGTCCATAGGCGGCGTCCATGACCGGGGCTGGACCAGGCGCCCGATCTTCGGCACCATTCGCTACATGAACGATTCCGGCGCCCGCCGCAAATTCGATGTCCAACAGTACATACGCACCTGGTCGGGCCAGCAACACCCCTCCCTTTTCAGCTGAAACCATCTTCGGAGCAATCATGAACCTCATCGATGCACACAGTTGCGTTACCGCGGAATTAACGCTGAGCTGGCACAGCAGCGATGCCATGCACAGCGAAAAACTCTGGGCCCATCTGATCAGCCTCTGGCGGGATCTGCTTGATCCCGGCCTGGTCAAGAAACTCATCGGCAAAGGCGTGGGCGACAAGGCCGAAGTTGCCATCCCCGCCGACCGCTTCACCTCTCCCTATGCTCCCGGCAAACGAGTCCTCATTCGCCCGGAGCAATTTCAGGGAACCGATATACAAGGAAACGCGGTTACACCGGTACCGGGACGTTTTTACCCCCAGGGCATGCTCCACGGCCTGGGCGGCATTTATCAGTCCACGACCGCGCCCTGTCGCTTTCTCGGACAGGAGGGGGGCAGGTGGCTCTTTGACCTCAACCATCCCCTGGCTGGACGCGACCTCACCCTGGAGATCGAGATCATGGCCCTGAAGCCGCAAAATAAGGAACGCGGCGGCCGCTGCGAGGATTGGTTGGAACGGATCGCCAACGACGGCCCCGGGATGCAGGCCCGTTTCGCAGGCGATACGGCAGGTTTCTTTGCCCCGGAGCACTTTCTCCGGAGCGATGTTTCGGCGGATAGCGATTTCTACCGTAAACCGCGCCTGGTCCAGCATCTGGACAGCACCGCCCGGGCAACCGTCCGTTCCAGGTATGCCAGTCTCATTCCCGCAGGCAGCCGGGTACTTGATCTCATGGCCAGTTGGGACTCGCACCTGCCGCAGGAGGCGGCGCTCTCGCACTTGGCCGTTCTCGGTATGAATGAAGAAGAGCTCTGGCACAACAAACAGGCCAACGAGATCCTGGTTCAGGATCTCAACCTGCAGCCACAGCTGCCCTATGAAGACACCAGCCTGGATGCGGTGATCTGTACCGCCTCCATCGAATACCTGACCCATCCCCTGGCGGTGATGGCCGAGGTCCGCCGGGTGCTTCGACCGGGCGGCCTTGTTGCCCTTGCCTTTTCCAACCGCTGGTTTCCGCCCAAGGTTATCAAGCTCTGGACCGAGATGCACGAGTTCGAACGGATGGGCTGGGTGGCGCAACTGCTGCGCAGCACCGGCGGCTTCCGCGACCTGTCCACCCTGTCCAGACGGGGCCTGCCAAGACCGGCCGACGATCCGCATCAGGAGCTCTGGTTCAGCGACCCGGTCTACATGGTCTGGGCATTCAAAGCCTGAGAGGTGGAAATATGTACATCCTGGAGCGACAGCAGAAAGTCAGCGGCAGCCTGGAGCAGGCCTGGAATTTCCTCCAGAATCCGGCCAACCTCGACCGTATCACGCCGCCAGATCTCAAGTTCCGCATCGTCACCGATGTCCCGGAGATCATGTACAACGGCCTGATCATCGAGTACCGCATCACTATACCCCTGATCGGCACCCATTCCTGGATCACCGAAATCAAACACATCCGTGAGGGACTCAGCTTTGTCGACGAGCAACGGTTGGGGCCGTACCGTTTCTGGTTCCACTATCATGAAATCCGCCAGGAGGAGGACGGCGTGCTCCTGATCGACCGGGTCCATTACCAGCCGCCGATGGGTCTTGTGGGAAGGATACTGCACCGACTCTATATCCGGCGTACCCTGGAGGGGATCTTTGAGTATCGTCGTGAGCGGCTGGAGGCGTTCCTCGGTGGAGTGAAACAGGGATGAACGGCAAGGAGGGCGAAGCGAGATGCGCCCACCGGAGCGTGAGCTCAGTTAAGCTTGCGTTTACTCGCCCTGAGGCGTGAACGGGCAAACCAGCCCAGGCCGATAACGGCGATCACCACGATCACGATGTCGACCTGATGGGAGTATTTCTGGACCACGGTCCAGTGCTCCCGCAACCGCATCCCCAGCACCAGGAGAAAACCGTTCCACAGGGTGGCCCCGATCAGGGTCGCCACCATGAAGGGGAGCAAGCGCATCTTGCCCATACCGGCTGGAATGGAGATGAAATGGCGGATCACCGGAATAAACCGGGCAATGAACACGGTGAGCACGCCCTGGCGTTTGCTGAAATAGCGCTCCGTCAACTCCAGATCGTGCCGGTTCAAGAGCAGATATTTCCCCACCTTCAACACCAGCGGCTTACCGCCGTAATACCCCATCCAGTAGGAGAGCAGCGAGCCCGCCAACGAGCCCAAACTGGTGGCGAGCAGGGCCAGCCACAGGTTCCACTTGCCGTCCGTGACCAGAAAGCCGACAAAGGGCATGACCGCCTCACTGGGCACAGGCGCGATCATGCTTTCCAGGGCCATGAGTATAAATGCGCCCGCATAGGCGGCGGTATCGAGAATACGGACAGCGGTGTGGCTGATCAATTCGGTAAGCATAGCGCTCCATCAACGAAGGAAATAGACTAGGGCAATGGCCCCGAAGATAACCCGGTACCAGGCAAAGAGACGAAAATCGTGGTGGGCCACGAAACGAATCAGCCCCTTGATAGCCAGGAGGGCACTGAAAAATGCGGTGATGAAGCCCACCGCAAAAAAGGCCGGATCCGCGCTGCCCAGGGCCTGCCATGATTTCATCACATCGTAGCCGGTGGCGAGAAACATGGTGGGAATGGCGAGGAAAAAAGAAAATTCCGTGGCCGCCTGCCGTGACAGGCCAAAGAGCATGCCGCCGATAATGGTGGCACCGGAACGTGAAGTCCCGGGGATGAGCGAAAAAACCTGGGCAAACCCGACCTTGAGTGCATCCTGCCAGCTCATCTGGTCGACATCGCTGATCCGCACCCGCATCGGACGTCGCTCCACCACGAAGATGATCAGTCCGCCGACGATCAAGGCCACCGCCACCACCAACGGATCGAAAAGATAGGCTTTAATGATCTTGTGCAGGGCCAGTCCGAAGATTGCCGCAGGTACCACGCCGACAATCAGATTGATGACGAAACGCCAGGCCGCGGCATCGCCTCGCAAGCCGTGAATGACCCGCATCAGGCGCTCGCGATAGTGCCAGCAGACCGCAAGGATGGCCCCTAGCTGAATGACGATCTCGAAGGTTTTGGCCTGCTCGCCGGTATAGCTGAGCAGATCGCCACTGATGATCAGGTGGCCGGTGGAGGAAATCGGTAAAAACTCGGTGAGTCCTTCGACAATGCCGAGCACAACACTTTGGAGAAAGGCAAAAAGCTCCATGGAATCAACACACTAGGGACAGCATAAAAAGGGGAT
Coding sequences within it:
- a CDS encoding undecaprenyl-diphosphate phosphatase — encoded protein: MELFAFLQSVVLGIVEGLTEFLPISSTGHLIISGDLLSYTGEQAKTFEIVIQLGAILAVCWHYRERLMRVIHGLRGDAAAWRFVINLIVGVVPAAIFGLALHKIIKAYLFDPLVVAVALIVGGLIIFVVERRPMRVRISDVDQMSWQDALKVGFAQVFSLIPGTSRSGATIIGGMLFGLSRQAATEFSFFLAIPTMFLATGYDVMKSWQALGSADPAFFAVGFITAFFSALLAIKGLIRFVAHHDFRLFAWYRVIFGAIALVYFLR